In one Bactrocera tryoni isolate S06 chromosome 5, CSIRO_BtryS06_freeze2, whole genome shotgun sequence genomic region, the following are encoded:
- the LOC120777599 gene encoding uncharacterized protein LOC120777599, whose translation MRADNATGKNTNNSDNNDYQLEDHTTNGGDLRFVADTCAGSGSAHRERKYSNNDGHKNNKTESYREEAILSFKDTMALRGKLHRNDSRDLFARPREPPPPPPTPTTSTASSCDAVATAAAQTTSTATTNDNRAGNNKAAATAATKGGLPAVALMATEKTSTIAAESTQNCQANISTLSHVPATSQQPTANKANNAAGAEKSSRFAKVSTNGLEGQQQRQRQEQEAWAKTQTQLAFESRSDSAQCGVQQMLTQNSRETKAPQQQQTQCVPNAWESTVRAITTPRGSSATITANTSPPQRTVVRVAPFNKTKTTSEVHRLKISHTDNDDAFSITQPHLRAGQSHQSPTSPHYSFQYNGANGSTYAGEAADLTVSTAQKKTSILINGDDCYSTMNLSCDDASTPLYQSSVVVADYSAKMITRDTTNDFALGSNYSGLRVTTSSNTVTINVSSPRSAAEELIYQHNKINTLLSRQAENAGGNISNAGRAIIPIKGSAEVNLQRSASSTSSASTSSITSLSSSGSGGGSSGSIPKRGRTLIRLDYEPEKSTNLPQQQLTELCADIDICVKTPEEDVSKTDIGEPLSHEEELLKILRNPVEAVKRNLVPHICGRNEASTARDTVRNRKMKNAGKQVVVAKDTKVATEKAVLPIDNIGESNTPKAMSSPTAPNKTSFITKLLEDPMLSQVADGLETETVAELIENSLRRLQESRSTVDMTGTKDNDDMNRLINISLQKIKEERQHSAVTTPQAANVPTTANNTHLTVPTKDEDGMSNRGSISSANSFASANNYEMFDFDANESDCYQSCSSEITAPGDDDISSASTRSKFYQMLVDATLAEIEMSTNLEEDIGSHHYESIRNNGDPIYEEINDVPPPLPLSAPPLNDTDLEKKAARSIFEGASKYDILSYLVDAKERGVVREETFDYPLNCSNPIIIEEEACDTLSELGKRQTMRDLSSRASVLSDSSEDAQSMMSSLSPPTNNFICGNGSHSSLLQRNKGASSDIERNDSGVGSETSKSSRSKYQNPLPTVSAQLSKDCPIHLCEDCDGHVETQVTDSGIMFAPLVCRKCGKKRVERKEIITEIVETEEKYGRDLQIILEEFCHPMLVAGLLTQEQLSAIFLNTEELLENNQTLAERMRDALDIALEQGDDDLLTVNIGKIFLDFTQMLHAFESYCVRQAGASLLLANLEKEKELLRIFLKVSQMENAVLRRMNLNSFLMVPVQRVTKYPLLLARLYKVTPAHLEGRDQLKQAQEKIELHLNHINQEAKDVPTKLWRRISSSSPNRRASSEIDMINIKLRKMAIDILEWNHDEVRFAMEGKLLYTQPTDSNWKKARTIKLTPVNALLVTNGKPSANYKAEKVMSDKLNFPKHTGIREASLLVVKEKCGRYTLIREPLYLDRCVVCSEADWDDYFEIQEISSKDTFIFKAEDGVRTKQWYTQLQFHAQGMGAWRKRRNALANIMINGMLARN comes from the exons ATGCGCGCTGACAACGCCACCGGCAAGAATAccaacaacagcgacaacaacGACTATCAACTAGAAGACCACACAACAAATGGTGGTGACCTGCGTTTTGTGGCAGACACTTGTGCCGGAAGTGGCAGCGCGCATAGAGAACGCAAGTACAGCAACAACGACGgtcataaaaacaacaaaactgagAGTTACCGCGAAGAGGCCATTTTGAGTTTTAAAGATACCATGGCACTGCGCGGCAAGCTGCACCGCAACGATAGCCGAGATTTATTTGCACGTCCGCGCGAGCCACCACCTCCGCCACCCACACCCACAACCAGTACAGCCAGTAGCTGTGATGCCGTTGCTACAGCTGCTGCACAAACGACCTCGACCGCCACCACAAACGACAACAGAGCTGGCAATAACAAGGCCGCAGCTACAGCAGCCACAAAAGGCGGCCTGCCAGCCGTTGCACTAATGGCGACGGAGAAGACGTCCACAATTGCCGCGGAGTCGACACAAAACTGCCAAGCAAACATTTCGACGCTATCGCATGTGCCTGCAACAAGCCAGCAGCCGACGGCCAACAAAGCAAATAATGCAGCAGGCGCGGAAAAAAGCTCACGTTTCGCCAAAGTCAGCACAAACGGATTAGAGGGgcaacagcagcggcagcgACAAGAACAAGAAGCGTGGGCAAAAACTCAAACGCAGCTGGCATTTGAAAGCCGCTCAGATAGCGCACAATGTGGCGTGCAGCAAATGCTAACACAAAATAGTCGCGAAACAAAagcaccacaacaacaacaaacacaatgtGTTCCCAACGCCTGGGAGAGCACGGTTCGCGCGATAACAACACCGCGTGGCAGCAGTGCAACCATTACCGCTAATACCTCGCCACCGCAGCGCACCGTTGTGCGCGTCGCACCGTTTAACAAAACCAAAACCACTTCGGAAGTTCATCGTCTCAAAATAAGTCACACCGACAACGACGATGCATTTAGTATCACACAACCACACCTACGGGCAGGCCAATCACATCAGTCGCCCACATCGCCGCACTACAGCTTCCAGTATAATGGTGCGAATGGTTCAACGTACGCCGGCGAAGCGGCTGACCTGACTGTGTCTACTGCACAGAAgaaaacttcaattttaattaacgGTGATGACTGCTACTCAACGATGAATCTAAGTTGCGACGATGCCAGCACACCACTCTATCAATCCTCTGTGGTGGTGGCTGACTACAGTGCCAAAATGATCACAAGAGACACGACAAATGATTTTGCACTTGGCAGCAATTATAGTGGACTCAGAGTGACGACCTCATCAAACACAGTCACCATCAATGTCAGTAGTCCTCGCAGTGCCGCAGAGGAATTGATATATCAGCATAATAAAATCAATACGTTGCTGAGTCGACAAGCTGAAAACGCCGGTGGAAACATTAGTAACGCTGGACGGGCTATTATACCAATTAAGGGCTCCGCAGAGGTAAACCTTCAACGCTCAGCCTCATCGACATCCTCAGCATCGACTAGCTCGATCACCAGCTTGAGCAGCAGTGGTAGCGGCGGCGGAAGTAGTGGTTCAATACCGAAACGGGGACGAACTTTGATTCGTTTGGATTACGAGCCAGAAAAGTCGACAAATCTGCCACAACAGCAGCTAACCGAGCTTTGTGCGGATATTGACATTTGTGTGAAAACGCCGGAGGAAGATGTCAGCAAAACAGATATTGGTGAACCACTATCGCACGAAGAGGAGTTATTGAAGATTTTGCGTAATCCGGTTGAGGCTGTGAAAAGAAATCTGGTACCACATATTTGCGGTCGTAACGAAGCGTCAACTGCGCGAGATACCGTAAGGAATAGAAAGATGAAAAATGCTGGCAAGCAGGTTGTTGTCGCAAAAGACACTAAAGTTGCAACCGAAAAAGCAGTTTTACCGATTGACAATATCGGTGAGAGTAATACGCCGAAAGCCATGTCTTCGCCTACAGCACCAAATAAAACGTCGTTCATTACGAAATTGCTGGAAGATCCAATGCTTAGTCAGGTGGCCGACGGTTTAGAAACCGAAACCGTTGCGGAACTAATCGAAAACTCGTTGAGACGACTACAAGAATCACGTAGCACAGTGGATATGACTGGTACCAAAGATAATGATGACATGAATCGTTTAATCAATATATCGCTGCAGAAAATCAAAGAAGAACGACAGCATTCCGCGGTAACTACACCGCAAGCAGCGAATGTGCCTACCACCGCCAACAATACCCACCTTACCGTACCCACCAAAGATGAAGATGGCATGTCAAATCGTGGCAGCATTAGCTCTGCGAACAGTTTTGCCTCGGCCAATAACTATGAAATGTTCGACTTCGACGCTAACGAATCCGATTGCTATCAGAGTTGTTCTAGCGAAATCACAGCGCCGGGCGATGACGATATAAGCTCCGCAAGCACGCGTTCAAAATTTTATCAGATGCTGGTTGATGCCACATTAGCAGAAATAGAGATGTCCACCAATTTGGAAGAGGATATAGGCAGTCATCACTACGAGTCTATACGCAACAACGGCGATCCCATTTATGAGGAAATCAATGATGTACCGCCACCCTTGCCATTAAGCGCACCACCGCTTAACGATACCGATCTAGAGAAGAAGGCAGCGCGTTCCATCTTCGAAGGCGCATCGAAATATGACATACTATCATACCTTGTGGATGCAAAAGAACGTGGCGTAGTACGTGAAGAGACTTTCGATTATCCGCTGAATTGTTCCAATCCCATAATTATTGAAGAAGAAGCCTGTGACACGCTCAGCGAACTCGGCAAACGTCAAACAATGCGCGATCTCAGTTCACGCGCCTCAGTCTTGAGCGATTCGAGCGAAGATGCACAAAGTATGATGAGCTCGCTCTCACCACCAACCAATAACTTCATTTGTGGCAATGGCAGCCATTCAAGTCTTTTGCAACGCAACAAAGGCGCCTCCAGCGATATTGAACGCAACGACTCTGGCGTCGGCTCAGAGACTAGCAAAAGCTCACGCAGCAAATATCAAAATCCATTGCCCACAGTCAGTGCACAGCTTTCCAAAGACTGTCCCATACATTTGTGTGAGGACTGTGATGGTCATGTAGAGACACAAGTCACCGACTCGGGTATTATGTTTGCACCGCTAGTTTGTCGTAAATGCGGCAAAAAGCGTGTGGAACGCAAAGAGATCATAACCGAAATCGTCGAGACAGAGGAGAAGTATGGACGTGATTTGCAAATAATATTGGAGGAGTTTTGTCACCCCATGCTGGTCGCCGGTCTACTGACACAGGAGCAGCTCTCTGCAATCTTCTTGAATACCGAAGAATTGCTCGAGAACAATCAAACACTGGCGGAGCGTATGCGCGACGCACTCGACATTGCTCTCGAGCAAGGCGACGACGATCTGCTGACGGTGAACATCGGTAAGATATTCCTCGACTTCACGCAGATGTTGCACGCCTTCGAGAGCTACTGTGTGCGACAGGCGGGCGCCAGTTTGCTGCTGGCCAATCTCGAAAAGGAAAAGGAGCTACTCCGCATTTTCCTTAAGGTCTCTCAAATGGAGAATGCCGTTTTACGTCGCATGAATCTCAATTCGTTCCTCATG GTGCCGGTACAACGTGTAACTAAATATCCGCTCCTACTCGCCCGCCTCTACAAAGTGACACCGGCTCATCTCGAAGGACGTGACCAACTAAAGCAGGCCCAGGAGAAAATCGAGCTGCATCTGAACCATATCAACCAGGAAGCCAAAGATGTACCAACCAAACTATGGCGCCGCATATCATCATCGAGCCCAAATCGACGTGCTTCCAGCGAAATCGATATGATCAATATAAAACTACGGAAAATGGCCATCGATATACTCGAATGGAATCATGATGAAGTACGCTTTGCCATGGAGGGCAAGCTGTTGTATACACAACCTACGGACAGTAATTGGAAGAAGGCACGCACTATCAAACTGACGCCCGTTAATGCATTACTCGTTACGAATGGCAAG CCAAGTGCCAATTACAAGGCAGAAAAAGTTATGTCAGATAAACTGAATTTCCCGAAACACACCGGCATACGGGAGGCCTCATTGCTGGTGGTAAAGGAAAAATGCGGACGTTACACGCTGATACGTGAGCCATTGTATCTGGACAGATGCGTTGTGTGCAGCGAAGCGGATTGGGATGATTATTTCGAGATACAGGAAATCTCATCGAAGGACACTTTCATATTCAAA GCCGAGGATGGTGTTCGCACGAAGCAGTGGTACACACAGCTGCAGTTCCACGCACAGGGTATGGGCGCATGGCGCAAGCGACGCAATGCACTGGCCAACATCATGATTAACGGTATGTTGGCGCGCAACTAA